In Fibrobacter sp. UWR2, the following are encoded in one genomic region:
- a CDS encoding DUF58 domain-containing protein: MRLSFFKWFLDSIPRTPRRAGILMRLYYLWRERFTYAGRACASLFLFSLVVGFVANFWLPWVFSGVCFLFMLTLVPSLFMTARRTRVEGRGIRVVNAVEGNVAHVELQFRALSSLDYATLSCGRIDTSLVCKESGPALSCLPGSDHMLRCDIGTSRRGAFVIPRVSLVVPEIRGMLCWPFDCGEAELLVYPREIAVRSFAYLTMGKNGQAFAPLLMPDFGRGLDFVGVREYREGDSLRDLHHKAFARYGRPFTKEFEVERGAGIVLVVDVAARTIQEKYRVEPLIRLAAGVCRWLCERGILGRLFIGDSEIALNADSRFDACLEALARIPRAEVFERWVRGSSAKLPAGKVWSPAARPMGPVLRLGLDVESNPLVHKQVVVTTSAAKDCAEDALFVDMDRLGAEGVSL, encoded by the coding sequence TTGAGGCTGTCTTTTTTCAAGTGGTTTCTGGATTCAATCCCCAGGACTCCGCGCCGTGCCGGAATCCTCATGCGGCTCTATTACCTGTGGCGCGAACGTTTTACCTATGCGGGCCGCGCCTGCGCGAGTCTGTTCCTGTTTTCGCTGGTGGTGGGCTTTGTCGCGAATTTCTGGCTGCCGTGGGTTTTCTCGGGAGTCTGTTTCCTTTTCATGCTGACGCTTGTCCCGTCGCTTTTCATGACGGCGCGCAGGACCCGTGTCGAAGGGCGCGGTATCCGCGTCGTGAATGCGGTGGAGGGGAATGTCGCTCATGTCGAACTCCAGTTCCGCGCCCTGAGTTCTCTCGACTACGCGACACTTTCTTGCGGGCGGATAGATACTTCGCTTGTCTGCAAGGAATCCGGACCCGCGCTGTCGTGCCTGCCCGGGAGCGACCATATGCTTCGTTGCGATATAGGCACGTCGCGTCGGGGGGCCTTCGTGATTCCGCGCGTGTCGCTCGTCGTTCCCGAGATTAGGGGTATGCTCTGCTGGCCTTTTGACTGCGGGGAGGCCGAACTTCTCGTGTACCCGCGAGAGATTGCTGTGCGCTCGTTTGCCTACCTCACGATGGGGAAGAACGGCCAGGCGTTTGCCCCGCTCCTCATGCCGGATTTTGGACGCGGCCTCGACTTTGTGGGCGTGCGCGAATACCGCGAGGGCGATTCCCTGCGCGACCTGCACCACAAGGCGTTCGCGCGCTACGGTCGCCCCTTCACCAAGGAATTCGAGGTGGAACGCGGAGCGGGCATCGTGCTTGTCGTTGATGTTGCCGCCCGCACGATACAGGAAAAGTACCGCGTTGAGCCCTTGATCCGGCTCGCGGCCGGCGTTTGCCGTTGGCTGTGTGAACGCGGAATTCTCGGTCGGCTCTTCATAGGCGATAGCGAGATTGCGCTGAATGCGGATAGCCGCTTTGACGCCTGCCTGGAGGCCTTGGCGCGAATCCCGCGTGCGGAAGTTTTCGAAAGATGGGTGCGCGGTTCTTCGGCAAAATTGCCTGCGGGTAAAGTCTGGTCGCCCGCGGCGCGCCCGATGGGGCCTGTGCTTCGGTTAGGCCTTGACGTGGAATCGAACCCGCTTGTCCACAAGCAGGTTGTCGTCACTACGTCTGCTGCGAAAGATTGTGCGGAAGATGCTCTGTTTGTCGACATGGATAGGCTAGGTGCGGAGGGGGTGTCGCTATGA
- a CDS encoding transglutaminase family protein produces MKKFAPRERAKMLLLCMTSINLGMSSGLIWLGFVFFAAFMVAFFRYDASRVPVYRKSIAYGLIVPFAIWWVLSPEAEFGISPWLVYIPAYYLLSLALLQVRSLGNGGHDVFILFNGVAAMLLSCYQGNASGIAYVLVALLILVRAYARPGVKWWKHALFLLLLAGFSAISYAGFQYWRHHRSYSAERMANYYEKRNLMGFDPVVKLGSFESNFAGRYNREIVLRVWDSLPPYHMRAAVYEKYVGGFWKLPEVPGKKLYPARYEVDYAVFETSDSVSSPEHSRMVWVQSPLDNFGFLFAAPGAVGVAAKNADSLEYDESGIFSKANGKRSDWYYFVPNSEESSVVGLPHGGDTLVPAALRGFLDSVAVEVGLHNDTLALPPESCLFAIENFFARHFEYSLVVPDAGKSGEDPLRSFWKSRAGYCEYFATLSALLLRMQGIPARYVTGFVRPESVEGRPYAVFRRYSSHAWVEVFNGREWKPFDPTPPAFVVQRVQPSWLSQKLEGIRGWFSRVLHVLKEGSWRRTVDSWQGFAQALLGSPWLYVALVLAVAAVLLLRMVKKRRRADGGSSSASRIRWVHALVRAEQALLRLGFSRLPGETVGNFLRRLEREESVPQKGRAQFERALEVLYEYERMRWKRLP; encoded by the coding sequence ATGAAGAAGTTTGCCCCGCGCGAACGGGCTAAAATGCTTCTCCTCTGCATGACCAGCATCAACCTGGGCATGTCTTCGGGGCTGATATGGCTTGGCTTTGTTTTCTTTGCGGCTTTCATGGTGGCTTTTTTCCGCTACGACGCCTCGCGCGTCCCCGTGTACCGCAAGTCGATTGCCTACGGCTTGATCGTCCCCTTCGCCATCTGGTGGGTGCTTAGCCCGGAGGCGGAATTCGGGATTTCTCCCTGGCTGGTGTATATTCCCGCGTACTATCTCTTGTCGCTTGCGCTGTTGCAGGTGCGCAGCCTTGGCAATGGCGGACACGATGTCTTTATCCTCTTTAACGGCGTGGCGGCGATGCTGCTGAGCTGCTATCAGGGGAACGCAAGCGGAATTGCGTATGTCCTTGTGGCGCTCCTGATCCTTGTCCGTGCCTACGCGCGGCCTGGAGTCAAGTGGTGGAAACATGCCCTCTTCCTGCTGCTTTTGGCGGGATTCTCGGCCATCTCGTATGCGGGTTTCCAGTACTGGCGCCACCACCGTAGCTACAGCGCCGAACGCATGGCGAACTACTACGAGAAACGCAACCTGATGGGGTTTGATCCTGTGGTAAAGCTCGGGTCGTTTGAATCCAATTTTGCGGGCCGCTATAACCGCGAAATCGTGTTGCGCGTCTGGGATTCGCTGCCGCCGTACCATATGCGCGCCGCCGTATATGAGAAATATGTCGGCGGATTCTGGAAGTTGCCCGAGGTGCCGGGGAAAAAACTCTACCCCGCGCGCTACGAGGTGGACTATGCCGTGTTTGAGACTTCGGATTCTGTGTCCAGTCCGGAACACTCGCGTATGGTCTGGGTGCAGTCCCCGCTCGACAATTTTGGGTTCCTGTTCGCGGCTCCCGGTGCGGTAGGTGTGGCGGCGAAGAATGCGGATTCCCTAGAATATGATGAATCGGGAATTTTCTCGAAGGCGAACGGGAAACGTAGTGACTGGTATTACTTTGTCCCTAACAGCGAGGAAAGTTCGGTGGTGGGCTTGCCGCATGGGGGCGATACGCTTGTCCCCGCCGCCTTGCGCGGCTTCCTGGATTCGGTCGCGGTCGAGGTTGGTCTGCACAATGACACTCTTGCGCTTCCGCCCGAATCTTGCCTTTTCGCGATAGAGAATTTCTTCGCGAGACATTTCGAGTATTCGCTCGTCGTTCCCGATGCGGGCAAGTCCGGAGAGGATCCGTTGCGGTCGTTCTGGAAGTCGCGCGCAGGCTATTGTGAGTACTTTGCTACGCTTTCTGCGCTGTTGCTGCGAATGCAGGGGATACCCGCGCGCTATGTGACAGGCTTCGTGCGGCCGGAATCTGTAGAGGGTAGACCCTATGCCGTATTCCGCAGGTACAGTTCGCATGCCTGGGTCGAGGTATTCAACGGCAGGGAATGGAAGCCTTTCGACCCGACTCCTCCCGCGTTCGTTGTCCAGAGGGTGCAACCTTCATGGCTTTCGCAGAAACTAGAAGGCATTCGCGGTTGGTTCTCTCGCGTGCTCCATGTGCTCAAGGAAGGCTCCTGGCGCCGTACGGTGGATTCGTGGCAGGGCTTCGCGCAGGCTCTTCTCGGCTCTCCGTGGCTTTATGTAGCACTTGTGCTTGCTGTGGCGGCTGTTCTCTTGCTTCGCATGGTCAAGAAACGGCGTAGGGCGGACGGAGGTAGTTCTAGTGCATCCCGTATTCGCTGGGTCCATGCGCTTGTCCGTGCAGAACAAGCGCTCTTGCGACTTGGTTTTTCACGCCTTCCTGGTGAAACAGTCGGAAATTTCTTGCGCAGGCTTGAACGCGAGGAGTCGGTGCCGCAAAAAGGGCGCGCCCAGTTTGAGCGTGCCCTAGAAGTTCTCTATGAGTATGAACGGATGCGTTGGAAACGCCTGCCATAA
- a CDS encoding lipocalin family protein, with protein sequence MKKVITTAIVTASISLLAACGSEESKPSRADMCAKGLNEDCLVGQWNLQAIQAKDGSQIFTDFSSAPSTLEFTDDGKFHFVFTTDGFLSEMAGNGCGGTSTYGTWSITGNVLNIKLGRTDCLETNRSYTVMPTINERSLNLNTTLFHANDMTDALTKENAAEYYVRVGE encoded by the coding sequence ATGAAAAAGGTTATTACGACAGCAATCGTCACCGCAAGCATCAGCCTCCTTGCCGCCTGCGGCAGCGAGGAATCCAAGCCATCCCGCGCCGATATGTGCGCCAAGGGCCTTAACGAGGACTGCCTCGTCGGCCAATGGAACCTACAGGCCATTCAGGCCAAGGACGGAAGCCAGATCTTCACCGACTTTTCTTCGGCCCCAAGTACGCTCGAATTCACGGACGACGGCAAGTTCCACTTTGTATTCACCACGGACGGATTCCTTTCCGAAATGGCTGGCAATGGTTGCGGCGGGACCTCCACCTACGGCACCTGGAGTATCACCGGCAATGTGCTGAATATCAAGCTCGGCCGTACGGACTGCCTGGAAACGAACCGTTCCTACACCGTCATGCCGACAATTAACGAACGCAGCCTGAACCTGAATACGACTCTGTTCCATGCCAACGACATGACAGACGCTCTTACCAAGGAAAACGCGGCTGAATACTATGTTCGCGTAGGCGAATAG
- a CDS encoding sialate O-acetylesterase, with protein sequence MTIRKLILAACAASAVYAAPDPNFHIYLAFGQSNMEGQGDIGNQDTTVDKRFQVLWAADNGSCSGKTKGQWSKATPPLAHCQGAKLGPTDYFGRTMVEKTDPQIKVGVIVVAVAGCSIKLFDKDQYASYAQGQQSWMTQRINTYGGNPYGRLIEMAKKAQEEGVIKGIIFHQGETDAGDGNWPSNVKRVYSNIIKDLGLGDDIPFLAGEVLRSGVSSGANNNIAKLPQQSKNFYVVSSEGFNQALGDGQNVHFTSQEYRDFGKRYAEKMIEVLGDKIKPVATASSSSAEPESSSSAVASSSSVVAPKSSSSVVAPPSSAVEESSSSTIAIGVAPVVTAHIGKAVVNASRVTVPVKVDGASINAKVFSMQGKMVLDFSNSYVGGALGFDTAKLPAGSYMLSVQVGSERSVQKVQVK encoded by the coding sequence ATGACAATCAGAAAATTGATCTTGGCGGCCTGTGCCGCCTCGGCCGTGTATGCGGCACCGGATCCTAACTTCCACATCTATCTCGCGTTTGGCCAGTCCAACATGGAAGGCCAGGGCGATATCGGGAATCAGGACACGACGGTTGACAAACGTTTCCAGGTTCTCTGGGCGGCCGACAACGGCTCATGCTCCGGCAAGACCAAGGGCCAATGGTCCAAGGCGACTCCCCCGCTGGCGCACTGCCAGGGTGCGAAGCTTGGCCCCACGGACTACTTCGGCCGCACGATGGTCGAAAAGACAGACCCCCAGATCAAGGTGGGCGTCATTGTGGTCGCTGTTGCAGGTTGCAGCATCAAGCTGTTCGACAAGGATCAATATGCAAGCTACGCCCAGGGTCAGCAGAGTTGGATGACCCAGCGAATCAATACGTATGGCGGCAACCCTTACGGCCGCTTGATCGAGATGGCCAAGAAGGCGCAGGAAGAAGGTGTCATCAAGGGCATCATCTTCCACCAGGGTGAAACCGATGCCGGTGACGGCAACTGGCCCTCCAATGTCAAGAGGGTCTACAGCAACATCATCAAGGACTTGGGCCTCGGCGACGATATCCCGTTCCTCGCAGGCGAAGTGCTGCGCAGCGGCGTGAGCAGCGGTGCCAACAACAACATTGCGAAACTCCCGCAGCAGTCCAAGAACTTCTACGTCGTCTCTTCCGAAGGCTTCAACCAGGCATTGGGCGATGGCCAGAACGTCCACTTCACCTCGCAGGAATATCGCGATTTCGGCAAGCGCTACGCCGAAAAGATGATCGAGGTCCTGGGTGACAAGATCAAGCCGGTGGCGACGGCTTCCAGTTCCAGCGCCGAACCTGAAAGTTCTTCGAGTGCGGTAGCCTCGAGTTCTAGTGTCGTGGCTCCGAAATCGAGTTCCAGCGTTGTTGCTCCGCCTTCTAGCGCTGTTGAAGAATCCAGTTCCTCGACAATCGCTATCGGCGTTGCCCCGGTTGTTACTGCCCATATCGGGAAGGCTGTCGTGAATGCCAGCCGCGTGACCGTGCCTGTCAAGGTCGACGGCGCCTCCATAAACGCGAAGGTGTTCAGCATGCAGGGCAAGATGGTGCTTGACTTTAGCAACAGCTATGTCGGCGGTGCGCTCGGATTTGATACCGCAAAACTCCCTGCGGGTAGCTACATGCTCTCGGTGCAGGTCGGTTCCGAACGTTCTGTACAGAAGGTGCAAGTTAAATAA
- the tsaA gene encoding tRNA (N6-threonylcarbamoyladenosine(37)-N6)-methyltransferase TrmO produces MDSYNFKVIARIKSDFPEKFGIPRQSGLVPSLRSVIHFEPEFRNPDALRGLEGFSHLWLIWIFSENVRDTWHPTVRPPRLGGNTRLGVFATRSSFRPNPIAMSCVKIEEVRLDGPEGPEIIVSGADLMDGTPIIDIKPYLPYADSVEGAKGGFAEARRYDCLQVEIAPEIARLVPEGKLDALVEILRQDPRPHYQDDPERIYGLSFAGKNFKFKVTGDTLTVIAVE; encoded by the coding sequence ATGGATTCCTACAACTTCAAGGTCATAGCCCGCATCAAAAGCGACTTTCCCGAAAAATTCGGGATACCCCGCCAGAGCGGGCTTGTTCCGTCATTGCGTTCCGTGATTCACTTCGAGCCGGAATTCCGCAACCCAGACGCCTTGCGCGGGCTGGAAGGGTTCAGCCACCTTTGGCTTATCTGGATTTTTTCAGAAAACGTGCGAGATACATGGCACCCGACCGTGCGACCCCCGCGCCTCGGAGGGAACACCAGGCTCGGTGTATTCGCCACAAGAAGCAGTTTCCGCCCGAATCCCATCGCAATGAGCTGCGTGAAGATAGAAGAGGTGCGCCTGGACGGGCCCGAGGGGCCGGAAATTATCGTGAGCGGAGCTGACCTCATGGACGGCACTCCCATCATTGACATCAAGCCCTACCTGCCCTACGCCGACAGCGTCGAGGGTGCAAAGGGCGGGTTTGCGGAAGCACGCCGGTACGACTGCCTGCAGGTGGAAATCGCACCCGAGATTGCGCGCCTGGTACCGGAAGGCAAACTCGATGCCCTCGTCGAGATATTGAGGCAGGACCCGCGTCCGCACTACCAGGACGACCCCGAGCGGATTTACGGGCTATCATTCGCCGGCAAGAACTTCAAGTTCAAGGTTACAGGCGACACGCTCACCGTCATTGCCGTAGAATAA
- a CDS encoding histidine phosphatase family protein: MKKFALLPISLLAALAITACGDDKSSSPVGPEGGSQPAISSEALPGSSESVPGSSTIEPTSSETLPPSSAVEPGSSASVPPVSSAVDTTPVEFTTDAVAVPDMGCTTEPLTVASGVKVTCDGKFAGNVQDDEDPTPFDPNAAAYTSFVGIQKIYESLEATDKVVFLLRHAHRTASTDSTGVLTGKGYVQADRVGQHIAGTEEIKYWHSEIARTLQTCMAIAQGRGQTEITHTALKDLNGGWFEKDHAKIEEFYANEPTSYDVVSRWAYNDYLDPATTYNEGYYDLMERGAQFMNEIVLAKIAPQGRINVVVSHDQMLYPLTIFATNRALEMKHHEDKSWLNFLAGVAVIIKADGTVKYVPVKGLDEGTMSS, encoded by the coding sequence ATGAAAAAATTTGCATTACTTCCGATTTCCCTGCTTGCCGCCCTCGCCATCACAGCCTGCGGCGATGACAAATCCAGTAGCCCTGTCGGCCCCGAAGGCGGCAGCCAGCCGGCCATTTCTTCGGAAGCGCTTCCCGGTTCCTCGGAATCGGTTCCAGGTTCATCTACAATCGAGCCGACCTCCTCGGAAACTCTGCCCCCCTCTTCCGCTGTCGAACCGGGTTCCTCCGCCAGCGTGCCGCCGGTATCTTCCGCTGTAGACACGACTCCGGTTGAATTCACGACTGACGCCGTCGCCGTCCCCGACATGGGATGCACCACCGAACCCCTCACTGTCGCTTCGGGCGTCAAGGTTACCTGCGACGGGAAATTCGCCGGCAACGTCCAGGATGACGAAGACCCGACCCCGTTTGACCCGAACGCAGCCGCCTACACAAGCTTCGTCGGCATCCAGAAAATCTACGAGTCCCTCGAGGCCACCGACAAGGTCGTGTTCCTCCTGCGCCACGCCCACCGTACCGCCTCCACCGACTCGACGGGCGTCCTCACCGGCAAGGGATACGTTCAGGCCGACCGCGTTGGCCAGCACATCGCCGGAACCGAAGAAATCAAGTACTGGCATTCCGAAATTGCTCGCACACTGCAGACCTGCATGGCCATTGCACAGGGCCGCGGCCAAACAGAAATCACGCATACCGCTCTCAAGGACCTGAACGGCGGCTGGTTCGAAAAAGACCACGCCAAGATCGAGGAGTTCTACGCCAACGAGCCCACCAGCTATGACGTCGTTTCGCGCTGGGCATACAACGACTACCTTGACCCCGCCACGACCTACAATGAAGGCTACTACGACCTGATGGAACGCGGGGCCCAGTTCATGAACGAAATTGTCCTTGCAAAGATTGCCCCGCAGGGCCGTATCAACGTTGTCGTTTCGCACGACCAGATGCTCTACCCGCTCACCATTTTCGCAACGAACCGTGCGCTCGAAATGAAGCACCACGAAGACAAGAGTTGGCTGAACTTCCTCGCCGGTGTCGCCGTGATCATCAAGGCCGACGGAACCGTCAAGTACGTGCCGGTCAAGGGCCTTGACGAAGGCACAATGTCTAGCTAG
- a CDS encoding sodium-translocating pyrophosphatase, translating into MLTIPAYWYLVPVAALFALGMALFFYRFMKRQPDGNRKMKAIAHFVRVGAFAYLRRQYKTVSIVFAVLFLVFVVLAIMGIQNPFVPVAFLTGGFFSGLCGFLGMKTATYASSRTANGAISSLNRGLVIAFRSGAVMGLVVVGFGLLDISAWFFLLNYIYDHNVWNFGADVAAKVSLGAWTADMVNNAEWAHAKMVEITTTMLTFGMGASLQALFARVGGGIYTKAADVGADLVGKVEAGIPEDDPRNPATIADNVGDNVGDVAGMGADLYESYCGSILSTAALGAALPMGGLKLVIAPMIVAAIGIVLSVFGIFMVRTHEDANTKSLLRSLLTGTLGSSVLILVAVFALVRLDFISMGIFGSVLSGLAAGVMIGQFTEYYTSDAYKPTRGIAGQAKLGAATTIIDGISVGMFSTGLPVITIVAGIVAAFGCAGGFSNMAMGLYGVGFAAVGMLSTLGITLATDAFGPIADNAGGNAEMAGLDPEVRSRTDELDMLGNTTAATGKGFAIGSAALTAMALLASYVEEVKIWIGHLATSAEGVWKVGSVAFVNKASDLAAAVSDISGVKLLDEGTRAIAENGSLVGMVASRADYTDFMQIYNLNLMNPMLLGGLFIGAMMTFVFCALTIKAVGRAASAMVEEVRRQFREIPGIMEGTAEPNYARCVDISTTGAQHEMIVPSILAVVVPVLVGLFMGVAGVFGLLAGGLACGFALATMLNNAGGAWDNAKKFVEKGNYGGKGSDTHKAAVVGDTVGDPFKDTAGPSLNILIKLMTMVSVVFAGVVVRFGNMFF; encoded by the coding sequence ATGCTTACAATTCCAGCTTATTGGTATTTGGTTCCGGTTGCAGCATTGTTTGCGCTGGGAATGGCACTGTTCTTTTACCGGTTCATGAAGCGACAACCCGACGGCAACCGCAAGATGAAGGCTATTGCGCATTTTGTGCGCGTGGGCGCCTTTGCCTATCTCCGGCGGCAGTACAAGACGGTTTCCATCGTTTTTGCTGTCCTTTTCCTGGTCTTCGTGGTACTAGCAATAATGGGCATCCAGAACCCGTTCGTGCCGGTGGCGTTCCTGACGGGCGGTTTCTTCAGCGGCTTGTGCGGGTTCCTCGGCATGAAGACTGCGACTTATGCGAGTTCCCGTACGGCGAACGGCGCCATCAGCAGCCTGAACCGCGGGCTTGTCATCGCTTTCCGCAGCGGTGCGGTGATGGGGCTTGTGGTTGTTGGCTTTGGCCTTCTGGATATTTCGGCCTGGTTCTTTTTGCTCAACTACATTTACGACCATAACGTGTGGAATTTCGGGGCCGACGTCGCGGCCAAGGTTTCGCTTGGGGCCTGGACTGCCGACATGGTGAATAACGCCGAATGGGCCCATGCGAAGATGGTGGAAATCACGACGACGATGCTTACCTTCGGGATGGGTGCATCCCTGCAGGCCCTGTTCGCCCGTGTGGGCGGAGGCATTTACACGAAGGCCGCCGATGTCGGCGCCGACCTTGTGGGCAAGGTGGAAGCGGGCATCCCTGAAGACGACCCGCGCAACCCGGCTACCATCGCGGACAACGTGGGCGACAACGTCGGCGACGTTGCCGGCATGGGCGCGGACCTCTACGAATCTTATTGTGGGTCTATCCTTTCTACGGCGGCACTGGGCGCCGCCCTCCCGATGGGCGGGCTCAAGCTCGTGATTGCCCCGATGATTGTCGCGGCCATCGGGATTGTGCTTTCGGTGTTCGGCATTTTCATGGTGCGAACCCACGAAGACGCAAATACCAAGTCCCTGTTGCGTTCGCTTTTGACAGGGACGCTCGGGTCTTCCGTGCTTATCCTTGTGGCAGTCTTTGCGTTGGTGCGGCTTGACTTTATCTCGATGGGTATTTTTGGCTCGGTGCTTTCGGGCCTTGCTGCCGGTGTGATGATTGGCCAGTTTACCGAATACTACACGTCCGATGCGTACAAGCCTACGCGCGGCATTGCGGGCCAGGCGAAACTCGGGGCCGCAACGACGATTATCGACGGCATTTCCGTGGGCATGTTCTCGACGGGTCTCCCCGTGATTACGATTGTCGCAGGCATTGTCGCCGCCTTCGGGTGTGCGGGTGGATTTAGCAACATGGCGATGGGCCTCTACGGCGTGGGCTTTGCTGCTGTCGGCATGCTGAGTACCCTAGGCATCACGCTTGCGACCGATGCGTTCGGGCCGATTGCCGACAACGCGGGCGGCAACGCCGAGATGGCGGGCCTCGATCCGGAGGTGCGTTCCCGTACCGATGAACTCGACATGCTCGGGAACACGACTGCTGCGACGGGCAAGGGTTTTGCCATCGGGTCGGCGGCACTTACGGCGATGGCTTTGCTTGCCTCGTATGTGGAAGAAGTCAAGATATGGATTGGCCACCTCGCTACTTCGGCGGAAGGTGTGTGGAAGGTGGGTTCGGTGGCTTTCGTGAACAAGGCTAGCGACCTTGCCGCTGCAGTTTCAGATATAAGCGGTGTAAAATTGCTCGATGAAGGTACGCGTGCCATCGCCGAGAACGGTAGCCTCGTGGGCATGGTGGCAAGCCGCGCCGATTACACCGACTTTATGCAGATTTACAACCTGAACCTGATGAACCCCATGCTGCTCGGCGGTCTGTTCATCGGTGCGATGATGACGTTCGTGTTCTGTGCGCTCACCATCAAGGCGGTGGGGCGTGCGGCTAGCGCGATGGTGGAGGAGGTGCGCCGCCAGTTCCGCGAGATTCCGGGAATCATGGAGGGCACCGCCGAGCCGAACTACGCGCGCTGCGTGGATATCTCGACGACGGGTGCCCAGCACGAGATGATCGTGCCCTCCATCCTTGCGGTGGTCGTGCCCGTGCTGGTGGGCCTCTTCATGGGTGTAGCGGGCGTGTTCGGACTCTTGGCCGGTGGCCTCGCTTGCGGCTTCGCGCTTGCGACGATGCTCAATAACGCGGGTGGCGCCTGGGATAACGCGAAGAAGTTTGTCGAGAAGGGCAACTACGGCGGCAAGGGCTCCGATACGCACAAGGCTGCCGTGGTGGGCGATACCGTGGGCGACCCGTTCAAGGATACCGCCGGGCCTTCGCTCAACATCCTCATCAAGCTCATGACCATGGTGAGCGTCGTGTTTGCTGGCGTCGTCGTGCGCTTCGGCAATATGTTCTTTTAA
- a CDS encoding fibrobacter succinogenes major paralogous domain-containing protein produces the protein MKKELQSKILMPLFATIALVAFSACGDDNSGTSTQPSDEESSSSVYENNDDESSSSVTPKSSSSAKSSSSVTPKSSSHNDKSSSSSAKSSSSITACKSENEDSCEYGELVDDRDGKTYRTVKIGDQVWMAENLNYEPADSYCYSILNSECPNGLVENCAKYGRFYNWERAMEACPSGWHLPSIDEWRTLFKTVSGNNVKMTANLLKSTTGWSDDGNGTDAFGFTVLPSGFAEWSSYYGEGAEANFWSSTEYTRYDGAYMVSLSNYDDFAYEKDAFKEDLFNSVRCVMGSSSSGMPKSSSSIASVEYGELTDSRDGQTYRTVKIGDQVWMAENLNFETASSHCYLDSAKYCEKTGRLYWWADAVGKSEEECGLGKLCSLPSGNIQGVCPDGWHLPSYAEWETLLTFVGDKNYAAPSLKSASDWDLCSCTNGTGFSALPAARMFGDRDNPSYDAPEEPYALFWSSSEYKQEVSSKVSDDEWTHLVYGNVYTFGLDEHYDSASLSISDISKEDGLSVRCVKD, from the coding sequence ATGAAGAAGGAACTCCAATCCAAAATCTTGATGCCGCTTTTTGCGACAATTGCCCTTGTCGCTTTTTCTGCTTGTGGCGATGACAATAGCGGAACCTCAACGCAACCATCGGACGAAGAGTCGTCCTCTAGTGTATATGAGAACAACGATGATGAATCTTCTTCCAGCGTCACACCGAAGTCTAGCAGTTCTGCGAAGTCCTCTTCCAGCGTAACGCCGAAATCGAGTTCTCACAATGACAAGTCAAGCAGCAGTTCTGCAAAATCTTCAAGTTCTATAACTGCTTGCAAGAGTGAAAATGAAGATTCGTGCGAATACGGCGAGCTGGTAGATGATCGCGATGGCAAGACCTACAGGACTGTAAAGATCGGCGATCAAGTGTGGATGGCCGAAAATCTGAATTACGAACCGGCCGATAGTTACTGCTATTCTATATTAAATAGTGAATGCCCTAACGGGTTAGTCGAGAATTGTGCCAAGTATGGTCGCTTTTACAATTGGGAAAGGGCTATGGAAGCCTGTCCGAGCGGATGGCACTTGCCAAGCATTGACGAATGGAGGACTTTGTTCAAAACGGTCTCTGGAAATAACGTCAAGATGACAGCGAATTTGCTCAAGTCTACGACAGGATGGTCTGACGATGGCAACGGTACGGATGCATTCGGCTTCACGGTTCTCCCGAGTGGATTCGCAGAATGGAGTAGTTATTATGGGGAAGGTGCAGAAGCGAATTTTTGGAGTTCCACAGAATACACTCGTTATGATGGTGCGTACATGGTGTCTTTATCTAACTATGATGATTTTGCATATGAGAAGGATGCCTTCAAGGAAGACCTCTTCAATAGTGTCCGTTGTGTGATGGGTTCCTCGTCGAGTGGAATGCCGAAATCAAGTAGTTCCATTGCGTCAGTTGAATATGGTGAACTGACGGATTCCCGCGACGGACAAACGTACAGGACCGTGAAAATTGGTGACCAGGTATGGATGGCTGAAAATCTTAATTTTGAAACGGCCTCTAGTCACTGCTACCTTGATTCAGCGAAATATTGCGAGAAAACCGGTCGCCTTTATTGGTGGGCGGATGCGGTAGGCAAGTCGGAAGAGGAGTGTGGCCTTGGAAAATTGTGCTCCCTGCCGTCGGGGAATATCCAAGGCGTTTGCCCGGATGGATGGCACTTGCCGAGCTATGCGGAATGGGAAACGTTGTTGACTTTCGTTGGTGATAAGAACTATGCGGCACCGTCACTCAAATCTGCATCGGATTGGGACTTGTGCAGTTGCACAAATGGAACAGGTTTCTCGGCTCTTCCCGCTGCGAGAATGTTTGGTGATAGAGATAATCCAAGCTATGATGCTCCCGAGGAGCCCTATGCGCTCTTTTGGAGTTCTTCAGAGTATAAACAAGAGGTTTCTTCTAAGGTTTCTGACGATGAGTGGACTCATTTGGTTTATGGCAATGTATACACGTTTGGGTTAGATGAACACTATGATAGTGCGAGTCTGAGTATCAGTGATATTAGTAAAGAGGATGGTCTCTCCGTCCGTTGCGTCAAGGACTAG